A single region of the Anaerostipes rhamnosivorans genome encodes:
- a CDS encoding ATP-dependent nuclease: MQITSLSIHNFKSIKTMHLTNIRNALILVGKNNAGKSSVLDAVRAAGGQYEITEDDFHSSGQNIEIGISLSITQEDLKLLHLEGIVSHYKRYEIWEKNFRERLPSFQDGSLTFSFIANRNGRILYQDGFQKNNPYIPKVFPKIYYMDTERDISQIQEDLFISQEDKLLTQMRSDCCMFDRKKQCTHCFQCIGLIHQKMPEELNAFETSKLFEYKLYHLNLDRFVEKVNKSFHKNGGVGDVFYYMNYDMNALLKVRSMIYSREHQGARTVEQQGKGIRSIYILSLLEAYVEESAKIPCIIMMEVPEIYLHPELQKAAGDLLYKLSEKNQVMFTTHAPNLIFNFNSRQIRQILLDKDAYSVVREKTDLGVILNDLGYTAADLMDVNFVFIVEGKQDKSRLPLLLERYYSEVCDEDGRLKRIAIITTNSCTNIKTYANLKYMNQIYLKDQFLMIRDSDGKDPDVLGKQLCRYYDERSISDVDPLPKVTRRNVLILKYYSFENYFLNPAVMVKLNLINTEEEFYETLFQKWQEYLHRLKSGRHLMEVLGRTLTSPDDVKAHMEEIKIYLRGHNLFDIFYGPYKKEERELLRQYIELAPREDFQDILAAIDDFIYFKSKRTRD, encoded by the coding sequence ATGCAGATCACCAGCCTTTCTATTCACAACTTTAAATCCATTAAAACCATGCATTTGACCAATATCAGAAATGCTCTGATTCTGGTGGGCAAAAATAACGCGGGAAAAAGCTCTGTCTTAGATGCCGTGCGGGCAGCCGGAGGGCAGTACGAGATCACGGAAGATGATTTCCACTCATCAGGACAGAATATCGAGATCGGCATCAGCCTTTCCATCACCCAGGAGGATTTAAAGCTTCTCCACTTAGAAGGGATCGTAAGTCACTATAAGAGATATGAGATATGGGAGAAGAATTTCCGGGAACGCCTCCCATCATTTCAGGATGGCAGCCTGACCTTCTCTTTCATAGCCAACAGAAATGGCAGGATCCTGTATCAGGATGGATTCCAGAAAAACAATCCCTATATCCCGAAAGTTTTTCCAAAGATCTATTACATGGACACGGAGCGGGACATATCCCAGATCCAGGAAGATCTGTTCATCAGCCAGGAGGATAAACTGCTGACCCAGATGCGCTCCGATTGCTGCATGTTTGACAGGAAGAAGCAGTGCACCCACTGCTTTCAGTGTATCGGTCTGATCCATCAGAAAATGCCGGAGGAATTAAACGCCTTCGAGACGTCCAAGTTATTTGAATACAAGTTGTATCACCTGAATCTGGACCGTTTTGTGGAAAAGGTCAATAAAAGTTTCCACAAAAATGGAGGAGTAGGCGATGTATTTTATTATATGAACTACGACATGAATGCTCTGCTTAAGGTCCGTTCCATGATCTACAGCAGAGAACACCAAGGGGCCAGGACCGTGGAACAGCAGGGAAAGGGCATAAGGAGCATCTATATTTTGTCGCTGCTGGAAGCCTATGTGGAGGAATCCGCTAAAATCCCGTGTATCATCATGATGGAGGTCCCTGAGATCTACCTGCATCCGGAGCTCCAGAAGGCGGCGGGAGACCTTCTTTACAAGCTTTCCGAAAAGAATCAGGTCATGTTCACCACCCATGCGCCGAACTTGATCTTTAACTTCAACAGCCGCCAGATCAGACAGATTCTTCTTGATAAGGATGCCTATTCCGTTGTACGGGAAAAAACAGATCTGGGAGTCATCCTCAATGATCTGGGCTACACCGCCGCGGACCTGATGGATGTGAATTTTGTCTTTATCGTGGAAGGAAAACAGGACAAAAGCCGCCTTCCTCTTTTGCTGGAGCGTTATTACTCTGAGGTCTGTGATGAAGACGGACGGCTAAAGCGAATCGCTATCATAACCACAAACAGCTGCACCAACATCAAGACCTATGCAAACTTAAAATATATGAACCAGATTTATCTAAAGGACCAGTTTTTAATGATCCGGGACAGCGACGGAAAAGATCCGGATGTCCTGGGAAAACAGCTCTGCAGGTATTACGACGAGCGGAGCATATCCGATGTGGACCCTCTTCCTAAAGTTACCAGGAGAAATGTGCTGATCTTGAAATACTATTCCTTTGAAAACTATTTTCTGAATCCTGCAGTTATGGTAAAATTAAACCTTATCAATACAGAGGAAGAATTTTATGAAACGTTGTTTCAGAAGTGGCAGGAATACTTACACCGTCTTAAGAGCGGCAGGCATTTGATGGAGGTGCTCGGAAGAACGCTGACATCCCCTGATGATGTCAAAGCTCATATGGAGGAGATCAAGATTTATCTGCGGGGACATAACCTGTTTGATATTTTTTACGGTCCTTATAAGAAAGAGGAACGGGAACTTCTGAGACAATATATTGAATTGGCACCAAGAGAAGATTTTCAGGATATCCTTGCTGCCATTGATGATTTCATTTACTTTAAGAGTAAAAGAACAAGAGATTAG
- a CDS encoding CDP-alcohol phosphatidyltransferase family protein, with protein MFQKKDLFTIPNLMGYFRILLVPVFIYLYINAHSVTDTYKALAVLILSGVTDFFDGIAARKLHQVTELGKALDPVADKLTLGAVIFCLIHRIHGFQYLFLVFIVKELYMLLGNLAAMKLNGKKLDGAAFIGKAATMITYWSMGFFLLFPGMPRAIQIFLMILCGGMITATGLYYLPVFFRLAKKI; from the coding sequence ATGTTTCAGAAAAAAGATCTTTTTACTATACCGAACCTTATGGGATACTTTCGCATTCTGCTGGTCCCTGTGTTTATCTATCTCTATATCAACGCGCATTCTGTGACAGACACATACAAGGCCCTGGCTGTTCTCATTCTCTCAGGTGTCACAGACTTCTTTGATGGAATTGCCGCAAGAAAGCTTCACCAGGTCACGGAGCTTGGCAAGGCTCTGGACCCTGTGGCTGACAAACTTACCCTGGGCGCGGTGATCTTTTGCCTGATCCACAGAATCCATGGTTTCCAGTACCTATTTCTCGTTTTTATTGTCAAAGAACTGTATATGCTTCTGGGCAACCTGGCCGCCATGAAGCTCAATGGAAAAAAGCTGGACGGAGCAGCCTTCATCGGCAAGGCGGCTACCATGATCACCTACTGGAGCATGGGATTTTTTCTCCTGTTTCCCGGAATGCCAAGGGCCATCCAGATCTTCCTGATGATTCTGTGCGGAGGCATGATAACTGCTACAGGACTGTACTATCTTCCTGTGTTTTTCAGGCTTGCCAAAAAAATTTGA
- a CDS encoding DUF975 family protein: protein MTRKEMKKQARQTVKRHYALFLAICLVSAFLGSEFSDSIKSIKTYSTEFTHAAVSGTVATSKGVVDVAEDIAAGDTESGRKLSKKIEKEHIDASKKQNPAFGRSRGVFAQILNGVTSGSLLVTLASGMNSLFGSQNVTLAILLVFCLAAVLSFWILIVNTFAVISRRMFLEGRIYRKVPAQRVLFLLRVKKWLRASKTMLIVSIFLFLWSFTVIGGIIKKYSYYLVPYIMAENPSIKSRDAIRLSREMMNGHKWQCFLFEMSFLGWWLLELMTLGLSAVFYSNAYRTAAFCEYYTYLRNKAKEKGIPNSELLNDKYLFEKADEQAIQSAYGDVLQIIEAASQFKDRRTKLSRFFSDYLGIVLINTEAEKEYERYQTEQLHIQAMKNAADKDSYPTRLSMMPESKKRRRIETLHYMRRYTLWSLTLLFFILSFLGWIWEVSLHLIASGVFTNRGILHGPWIPIYGAGGILILTLLNKLRQKPILEFISIVAVCGCVEYFTSVFLETMHHGQRWWDYSGYFLNIHGRVCAEGLLVFGIGGLAIVYVLAPFLDNMIQRLQPRVMVFVCSMLLGLFLTDQVYSAGSPNVGKGITQND from the coding sequence TTGACAAGAAAAGAAATGAAAAAACAAGCCAGACAGACGGTGAAAAGGCATTACGCTCTATTTCTTGCCATCTGTCTTGTTTCCGCATTCCTTGGTTCCGAGTTTTCTGACTCGATAAAATCCATCAAAACATATTCTACGGAGTTCACTCATGCAGCAGTATCCGGCACAGTGGCCACTTCAAAAGGTGTTGTGGATGTGGCAGAGGATATCGCGGCAGGGGACACCGAATCCGGCAGAAAGCTTTCCAAAAAGATTGAGAAAGAACATATCGACGCATCCAAAAAGCAGAACCCCGCATTCGGACGGAGCAGAGGAGTCTTTGCACAGATACTCAATGGCGTCACCTCTGGATCTCTCCTGGTCACACTGGCATCGGGTATGAATTCCCTGTTTGGCTCTCAGAATGTTACTCTAGCCATATTACTGGTTTTTTGCCTGGCTGCTGTTTTATCCTTTTGGATTCTCATTGTCAATACCTTCGCCGTCATCTCCCGCAGGATGTTTCTGGAAGGGCGTATTTACCGCAAAGTTCCGGCCCAGCGTGTGTTATTCCTGCTACGGGTAAAAAAATGGCTCCGTGCGTCCAAGACGATGCTTATCGTTTCTATTTTTCTGTTTCTGTGGTCTTTTACGGTCATAGGGGGCATCATAAAAAAGTATTCCTATTACCTCGTGCCTTACATCATGGCAGAAAATCCGTCGATCAAATCCCGGGATGCAATCCGGCTGTCCAGAGAGATGATGAACGGACATAAGTGGCAGTGTTTTTTATTTGAAATGTCCTTCCTGGGCTGGTGGCTGCTGGAACTTATGACACTTGGCCTGAGTGCAGTTTTTTACTCCAATGCCTACCGGACGGCGGCTTTTTGTGAATACTATACATACTTAAGAAATAAAGCAAAGGAAAAAGGAATCCCTAATTCAGAGCTGCTCAATGACAAATATTTGTTTGAGAAAGCAGACGAACAAGCAATTCAATCTGCATATGGAGATGTACTCCAGATTATAGAAGCAGCTAGTCAATTTAAGGACCGCCGCACAAAGCTCAGCAGGTTTTTTTCAGACTATCTTGGCATCGTATTGATCAACACAGAGGCCGAAAAAGAATATGAACGATACCAGACAGAGCAGCTTCACATCCAGGCCATGAAAAATGCGGCAGACAAAGATTCTTATCCCACTAGGCTGAGTATGATGCCGGAAAGCAAAAAACGCCGCAGAATTGAGACTCTGCATTATATGCGCCGTTATACCTTATGGTCATTGACGCTGCTTTTCTTTATCTTGTCCTTTCTGGGCTGGATTTGGGAAGTGAGCCTGCATTTAATCGCCAGCGGTGTTTTTACCAACAGGGGAATCCTTCACGGTCCCTGGATTCCCATCTACGGAGCCGGCGGAATCTTGATCCTGACACTGTTAAATAAACTGAGACAAAAACCGATTCTGGAATTTATCAGTATCGTGGCTGTCTGCGGATGTGTGGAATATTTTACTTCTGTCTTTCTGGAAACGATGCATCACGGGCAAAGATGGTGGGATTACAGCGGATACTTTCTGAATATCCACGGCAGGGTCTGCGCGGAAGGCCTGCTTGTTTTCGGTATTGGCGGGCTGGCCATTGTATACGTCCTGGCGCCGTTTCTTGACAATATGATACAGAGACTTCAGCCGAGAGTCATGGTTTTTGTCTGTTCTATGCTGCTGGGACTTTTTCTGACAGACCAGGTTTACTCAGCGGGATCTCCCAATGTCGGAAAGGGGATCACTCAGAACGATTAG
- the thrS gene encoding threonine--tRNA ligase — MKITLKDGSVKEYGQSMSVIDIAKDISEGLARVACAGEINGEVVDLRTIVEDDCELSILTFDSEGGRHAFRHTASHILAQAVKRLYPETKLAIGPSIDNGFYYDMEKDTPFTQDDLEKIEAEMKKIVKENLEITCFTKPREEAIAFMKERKEPYKVELIEDLPEDSVISFYQQGEFIDLCAGPHLMTTKPVKAFKLTSIAGAYWRGNEKNQMLTRIYGTAFAKKADLKDYLTMMEEAKKRDHRKLGKELGLFMMRDEGPGFPFFLPNGMVLKNTLLDYWREIHNKAGYVEISSPIMLSRHLWETSGHWDHYQENMYTTVIDEEDFAIKPMNCPGGVLVYQSEPRSYRDLPLRMGELGLVHRHEKSGQLHGLMRVRCFTQDDAHIFMMPEQIKDEIKGVAALIDQVYSLFGFKYHVELSTRPEDSMGIDEDWEMATDSLRSALDDLGLDYVVNEGDGAFYGPKIDFHLEDSIGRTWQCGTIQLDFQLPLRFDLHYTGADGEKHRPIMIHRVAFGSIERFIGILIEHFAGAFPTWLAPVQVKVIPISDKHLDYGNKVLDALKEAGIRAEIDTRAEKMGYKIREAQLHKIPYMLVVGGKEEENQAVSVRSRFKGDEGQMSLDEFLSAVKKEIKTKEIRQVEKEDEEK, encoded by the coding sequence ATGAAGATTACATTAAAAGATGGATCTGTTAAAGAGTACGGCCAGAGCATGTCTGTCATTGATATCGCAAAGGATATCAGTGAAGGACTTGCAAGAGTTGCTTGTGCAGGGGAGATCAACGGGGAAGTCGTGGATTTAAGGACGATTGTAGAGGATGACTGCGAGCTGAGTATCCTTACCTTTGACTCGGAAGGGGGAAGACACGCTTTTCGCCATACTGCATCCCATATTTTAGCCCAGGCTGTAAAACGCCTGTACCCGGAGACAAAGCTTGCTATCGGGCCGTCTATCGACAATGGATTTTATTATGACATGGAGAAGGATACTCCATTTACACAGGATGATCTGGAGAAGATCGAAGCAGAAATGAAAAAGATCGTAAAAGAAAATCTGGAGATCACTTGTTTTACGAAACCAAGAGAAGAAGCAATCGCATTTATGAAGGAACGCAAGGAACCGTACAAGGTCGAGCTCATCGAGGATCTTCCTGAGGATTCCGTTATCAGTTTCTATCAGCAGGGTGAATTCATTGACCTGTGTGCAGGACCTCATCTGATGACAACAAAGCCTGTGAAAGCGTTTAAGCTCACAAGCATCGCCGGAGCCTACTGGCGCGGTAATGAAAAGAATCAGATGCTCACCCGTATCTATGGAACTGCATTTGCAAAAAAAGCAGATCTGAAAGATTACTTGACCATGATGGAGGAAGCGAAAAAACGTGACCACAGAAAGCTTGGAAAAGAACTCGGACTCTTTATGATGAGAGATGAAGGGCCGGGATTCCCATTCTTTTTACCTAATGGTATGGTGCTTAAAAATACTTTGCTGGACTACTGGAGAGAAATCCATAACAAAGCAGGATATGTAGAGATCTCCAGTCCGATCATGCTGAGCAGGCACCTGTGGGAGACATCCGGACACTGGGATCACTACCAGGAAAATATGTACACAACGGTCATCGATGAAGAAGACTTTGCCATCAAACCTATGAACTGCCCAGGCGGCGTTTTAGTATACCAGTCAGAGCCACGCTCTTATCGTGACCTGCCGCTGCGTATGGGAGAACTGGGATTGGTACACCGCCACGAAAAATCCGGACAGCTCCACGGACTGATGCGTGTCCGCTGTTTTACACAGGATGATGCCCATATCTTTATGATGCCGGAGCAGATCAAAGATGAGATCAAAGGCGTCGCAGCGTTGATCGACCAGGTTTACAGCCTGTTTGGATTCAAATACCATGTGGAATTGTCCACCCGGCCGGAAGACAGCATGGGAATTGATGAGGACTGGGAGATGGCTACAGATTCTTTGAGGAGTGCACTGGATGATCTTGGACTTGACTATGTAGTCAATGAAGGGGATGGAGCATTCTACGGGCCGAAGATTGATTTCCATCTGGAAGATTCCATCGGAAGAACATGGCAGTGCGGAACCATTCAGTTAGACTTCCAGCTTCCTCTGCGGTTTGACCTCCATTACACTGGAGCAGACGGAGAGAAGCACCGTCCGATCATGATCCACAGGGTTGCTTTTGGTTCCATCGAACGGTTTATCGGTATCCTGATCGAACACTTCGCAGGAGCATTCCCAACCTGGCTGGCACCAGTGCAGGTGAAGGTCATTCCGATCTCTGACAAGCATTTAGACTATGGAAACAAGGTGCTGGATGCGTTAAAAGAAGCCGGCATCCGCGCTGAGATTGACACCAGGGCTGAAAAAATGGGTTATAAGATCCGGGAGGCACAGCTTCATAAGATCCCATATATGCTAGTTGTGGGAGGAAAAGAAGAAGAAAACCAGGCCGTTTCCGTAAGAAGCCGTTTTAAGGGAGATGAGGGGCAGATGTCCTTAGATGAATTCCTTTCTGCGGTCAAAAAAGAAATTAAAACAAAAGAAATTCGCCAGGTAGAAAAAGAAGACGAAGAGAAATAA
- a CDS encoding B12-binding domain-containing radical SAM protein, which yields MKVILTAINAKYIHSNLAVYCLRAYAKPYREEITIAEYTINQQTDDILMDLYKQKPDLLCFSCYIWNIEYVESILREIKKLFPALPVWLGGPEVSYDAQDVLKRFPQVTGVIKGEGEETFLELMDYYHGKKDDLSQIDGITWRSGETITDNPWRPVMDLSKVPFVYDHMEDFQHKIIYYESSRGCPFSCSYCLSSIDKCLRFRDLSLVKKELQFFIDHKVPQVKFVDRTFNCNRTHAMAIWRYLKEHDNGVTNFHFEVAADLLNEEELQLISDMRPGLIQLEIGVQSTNPETIREIHRTMDFKKVAGIVKKINEGHNIHQHLDLIAGLPYEDLQSFASSFNDVYKVRPEQLQLGFLKVLKGSHMEKKKHEYGLVYKDTPPYEVLYTKWLPYEDMMTLKSIENMVEIYYNSGQFANTMEYLEHEFSSPFHMYQCLGNFYEEKGYHKMNHSRIASYEILEEFICRYAGNESLPLYRELLTYDLYLRENIKNRPSFSGEYTVNKDELYDLYDNILPKNRELSAYANKNLRKMSHIEKFQFDVAGDGSRKETLLLFDYQKRDPLNRQAYVVRIWR from the coding sequence ATGAAGGTTATACTTACTGCAATCAACGCAAAATACATTCATTCCAATCTGGCTGTCTACTGCCTGCGGGCCTATGCAAAGCCCTACCGGGAGGAGATTACCATCGCGGAATATACGATCAATCAGCAGACAGACGATATCTTGATGGATCTATATAAACAAAAGCCGGATCTACTCTGCTTTTCCTGCTATATATGGAATATAGAATATGTTGAAAGCATCCTCCGGGAGATCAAAAAGCTTTTTCCCGCCCTGCCAGTCTGGCTGGGCGGCCCGGAGGTATCTTATGATGCCCAAGATGTGCTGAAACGTTTTCCCCAGGTCACCGGAGTAATCAAAGGAGAAGGGGAAGAGACCTTTTTGGAACTGATGGACTATTATCACGGCAAAAAAGATGATCTTTCACAGATTGACGGCATCACCTGGAGGAGCGGAGAAACAATCACAGACAATCCATGGAGGCCGGTGATGGACCTTAGCAAGGTCCCTTTTGTATATGACCATATGGAGGACTTTCAGCATAAGATCATATATTATGAATCCAGCCGCGGCTGCCCGTTTTCCTGCAGCTACTGTCTTTCTTCCATTGATAAATGCCTTCGGTTCAGGGATCTTTCCCTGGTAAAAAAAGAGCTCCAATTTTTTATTGACCACAAGGTTCCCCAGGTAAAGTTTGTTGACCGGACTTTTAACTGTAATCGTACACATGCTATGGCTATATGGAGGTATCTCAAGGAACATGACAATGGAGTCACGAACTTTCATTTTGAAGTGGCAGCCGATCTGCTCAATGAAGAAGAACTGCAGCTGATCTCAGACATGCGTCCCGGCCTGATCCAATTAGAGATCGGTGTTCAATCCACAAATCCTGAGACCATCCGTGAGATCCACCGGACAATGGATTTTAAGAAGGTGGCAGGAATCGTCAAAAAGATCAATGAGGGGCACAACATCCACCAGCATCTGGATCTGATCGCAGGACTTCCATATGAGGACCTGCAAAGCTTTGCTTCGTCATTTAATGACGTTTACAAGGTAAGGCCGGAACAGCTTCAGCTGGGATTTTTAAAGGTGCTCAAAGGCTCCCATATGGAAAAGAAAAAGCATGAATATGGCCTTGTATACAAGGATACGCCTCCCTATGAGGTTCTGTATACCAAATGGCTTCCCTATGAGGATATGATGACTCTGAAATCCATAGAGAATATGGTGGAGATCTATTATAACAGCGGGCAGTTTGCCAACACAATGGAATATTTGGAGCATGAGTTCTCCTCGCCCTTTCACATGTATCAGTGTCTGGGGAATTTTTATGAGGAGAAGGGATATCACAAGATGAATCATTCCCGGATCGCCTCCTATGAGATACTGGAGGAATTTATCTGCCGGTATGCAGGGAATGAGAGTCTTCCGCTTTACCGGGAACTGTTAACCTACGACTTATATTTAAGAGAAAATATCAAAAACAGGCCGTCTTTTTCCGGGGAATACACGGTAAACAAAGACGAGCTGTATGATCTCTATGACAATATACTTCCAAAGAATCGGGAACTTTCTGCCTATGCCAATAAAAATCTGCGGAAGATGTCCCACATCGAAAAGTTCCAGTTTGATGTTGCGGGGGACGGGAGCCGGAAGGAAACCCTCCTGCTCTTTGACTATCAAAAAAGAGACCCTTTAAACCGCCAGGCTTATGTGGTCCGGATATGGAGATAA
- a CDS encoding helix-turn-helix transcriptional regulator, protein MIEEKLLKLRKKQGYSQQEVADFLSVTRQTISNWECGQGMPSLDKAAELAKLYHISLDDLTGNEVEVVTKEEKPKDLHLLRQLIGKTCRIDCDDLSLTLDIGGNDKVKILDVNEDWLRVQYLRRKEGNLLKKETVVKLIDLSAVNGFEFMEEDI, encoded by the coding sequence ATGATAGAAGAAAAATTATTAAAACTTAGAAAGAAACAGGGATACAGCCAGCAGGAAGTAGCCGATTTTTTATCCGTTACCAGGCAGACCATCTCTAACTGGGAGTGCGGCCAGGGAATGCCATCCTTAGATAAAGCGGCGGAACTTGCAAAACTGTACCATATCAGCCTGGATGATTTGACAGGGAATGAAGTGGAGGTTGTCACGAAAGAAGAAAAACCAAAGGACCTCCACCTGCTCCGGCAGCTGATTGGAAAGACATGCAGAATTGACTGTGATGACTTATCCTTAACGCTGGATATCGGCGGAAATGATAAGGTTAAGATTCTGGACGTGAATGAAGACTGGCTCCGGGTGCAGTATCTTAGAAGAAAAGAAGGCAATCTGCTGAAAAAGGAAACTGTGGTCAAATTGATCGATCTGTCTGCGGTGAACGGCTTTGAATTCATGGAGGAAGATATATGA
- a CDS encoding YccF domain-containing protein, with protein sequence MGCFGNILWFICGGFVSGLGWCLAGCLWCITIVGIPVGIQCFKFASLSFWPFGKEVRYGGGAGSMLLNIIWLIVTGLPMAAGSAIMGAFLCITVIGIPFGLQHFKIAKLALMPFGAEII encoded by the coding sequence ATGGGCTGTTTCGGAAATATATTATGGTTTATCTGCGGAGGTTTTGTAAGCGGACTGGGATGGTGCCTTGCAGGATGTCTCTGGTGCATTACCATCGTGGGAATCCCGGTGGGTATCCAGTGCTTTAAGTTTGCATCCTTAAGCTTCTGGCCGTTCGGCAAAGAGGTCCGCTATGGCGGAGGTGCCGGCTCCATGCTGTTAAATATCATCTGGCTGATCGTCACAGGACTTCCCATGGCTGCCGGTTCTGCCATCATGGGGGCTTTTCTGTGCATCACTGTCATCGGCATCCCGTTTGGGCTTCAGCACTTTAAGATAGCAAAATTAGCATTGATGCCGTTTGGGGCAGAGATCATATAA